The following nucleotide sequence is from Drosophila kikkawai strain 14028-0561.14 chromosome 2L, DkikHiC1v2, whole genome shotgun sequence.
TAAGACCGCTAGAACAACtctaaattcttttttaattttaactatttCGGGTTGAGTAATTCCaggaaatttacaattatttctCTCCCATATTTAAGCCAGCAAAATCATTAACTCAGACAACACAAAATAGCTTTTGTAGGCTTCACCAACAGAATGTTGACAACTTCTCTCCATATCCATATGAATGTCAGAGAGAATATTGAAACAATTGACCGCGAAAATGCGGGTGAGCAGCAAGCGTTAAGCTTCTGGGGATCTGTCACGCAAATGAAACTCGAACATCAGCGATTTCACATCGTTAATTTGACTTAATGACCGAACGGCAATTCATTAAGCCACAGAGCCACCTATAGTGGGGCTTTGGgttaaattatgattaatgaTGCGGCTGGCATCGGGTTCTGTTCTGATCACTAGCATTAAGTAAGTGGATCTCACCTGAAAGGGTATCTCGAAGGAGATCAGCGAGAGGAAGTAGGGACCCAGCTTGTACCAGCGATTGAAGTGCTCCCGCGTCAGCATGTCAATTTCCAGCGGAactgcaaataaaattaattgataaaaaatcattaaattcCGATACGATGCGAAGTGTGCGCACGAAGGTGAGGGCAGGCTACACACACCGGAGTACATatagtacatatgtatatatttaggtCAGGTCAGTAAACCGAAACCGGTAAAGATCGGACTCCCCCGCCACCGCCGACGCCAGTGCCTCCTGTCTGGATGAATTTATTGTAATATGCTTTGAGAACAGCTTGCGAACCGGTTTTATTATACAATACTCGCAAGCTTGTGTCGCCTGTCTCTTGTCTCTTGTATCttggattttaataattatttactcAGTAGGCTTCAGGATCGCCATTATTTCGGGGGTCTTTTTTAGGGTGAGAAATTAATTGTGAGCCCATTTACATGGAAATTATAAATGACAAAGTGGCTCGACTAAGATGTTTAAGCGATTCAAGTCTGGCCTTGCTGGGAAGGTTAATGTGCTGAATTGTttggttaaattaaattaaataaatatatacaaaatacatattaatattgcattttttattcaaaatatatacctTCTGaattactttttaaaagaTATTCTTGTGATTTATTTATCTTCAAGGCTATTTAAAATTCTAACACAAATCCTATTATATCTAAGATTTATTTCTGATTATAGCTCATTACTTTCCAGTTCCTCATCACAGATCTATATCTTCCTTTAAACAAGCAAACACGATTTTATATATCTACTTAAATATTTCGCCAAACCAATCTCAAAGCAATAATCTTCAGACCAAGACCAGCTAATGATCCACTATCTAAGCTCATAATCTTGTTTCCTTTTCGCCAATTAAGACTCCCAAGACTTTTGTGCAAATGCCAACATATTATTGGCTAATCCGCAttccaaacaaaaacaaaaagacacaaaatCAGCAAACAAAAAGGCGAAACTGTTGACAACTTAGAATGCGGCAAGGCAAGGAGAGGCCAagtggccaaaataaatagtaaatgtTGCAAAAGAGGTCTGCCAGAGAAtccgacgacagcagcagctgcacaGTCTTGGCAAAATTTGGCGAcaaatttttgcataattttctgtttttggccAGCCAACGGAACGGAATTATCGAATGGGAAACGGGAGAGAGGCTGGGGCTGAGGCTGAGGTTGAGGTTGAGGCACTTGGAACCGACTACCACTACTCGAGAACCACTTTGAAAAGCACCTGGGGGGGTGAAGTACTTGTACTCGTACTCTAACTCGTACTCGTATCTTTGAGATACCCAAGCAGCTACTTACATGTCAAGACCACAGCCATTTTGCCAGTGTAGACCAAGAGCAGCGTGGAGCCGTAGAGGTATACGTAATTGCCCAGCACACTCTGGGCATTGTTGCCCACATTCATGTACAGATATCCAAAGACGACGCCAATGAAAATGTGAGAAAAGATCCgggccagcagcaggaacTGAAAGAAAGATACGTGATACATTTTAGAGATAAAGATGCTAggtaattttttgaaaaatctgCATTATTATCTTATAAATAAGAGGGAGAATAGTAGAACAGGTAGTATGTGCTCTcttattcattatttaattatatattttaacaaccTCTTTTCTCCTTAAAACAGCTCCTACAATTATACCCCTTTgatgaaaataattatatataatattgttAAGATAGCTATAAGCTTGCTGCTTATCATCAGACCCAGAAATTTAATGGTCTTGTGAAAAAATCTACTTATTAAGATTTTTCTAAaagatttaatatatatttttgtgcgtTTTCACATACTTAAATAATTGCTATAACTGTTTAGCAACTGCTTAAGATATCCAAGAATCTGAAAATGATTTCCCATTACTATTATCTTGACCACAACTGTACCTTTAAGTTGGGGGCAGCTGCCGGCAAGCCAATATCTAACAAAACGCTCGTGCAGTCGGAGATGTTGGTCATTAGAACACACTCTAAAAACCGAAAAATCTATGTGAAGGCTGGTCGTGCGGTGGCATTACTTTTTGAGTTACGACTCGGTCGAGTGGCTCGAGATTCTCGATTTGCGCCGCTGGCCAGGCTCTGTGACACTGGCCCGCAAGTCAATACCAATATCGAGTATCGAGCCCAGAGTCGAGGTGCTAAAAGATTCATCCATTCGCGAGTGCAGTGTATGCAGAtccatatatttaatttgtgcaGTCGCATAAAGGCAACTTAACTTGCTAATTGGTCGTCAAACAAACTGTTCAATTTCTCATTTTACACAAATGCCAAGTGCTAATTGTAGACATTCAAATGATAAACGTCAGCCATCAATCTCAGTGGCATAGCATAGCAGCGGCATCCAagttaatttatgtatttattctGGTAAACATTTGAGCCTTTGCCCTGAGTCACATTTTTCaatcatacatatatgtatataaatatatggcCAAAAGAGGCAAATAAATGTATGAAACGAGGAGTAAACGTGTGAATTATTAAATGTcacattcaattaaatatttgcccaAGCAAAGGGGCTTTGATCTTTACAAGTGTTTCTGGTTAAAACACGAGTGTTATTTGTCCCACATTCCCTTGTGGGAAATGTTGTTGAGATGTGAAAAAAGACACATTTTACGCCATTTGGAAATTTGTTACGACAACtgttattaaatgaaaattacacTTATTATTTTGGGGAAATCCATCCATTATATGCGAATTACTTTTAATGCCAAAGCTCaccattaaaatgaaataaaagtaTACCTTATGCCCTACTGGGATTACGACTATTATACAAGCTTGCGGGTTTTGGAAACCCTCAGCAATTACCATTTGAAATCCACCGAATGCATGCCATTATATCGCtcacattttcttgttttgcaAAAATCCGAAAGCGTTGCAAGCAGACAGACTGACAGACAAACTACCTAACCTTccgaataataattataaaatgtatactgATAATGTGCAGAGCTCTCTCAGAGACGTAATTACTCACAAAAAAGTTAAACATAATATAAAAAGCAGCCATTAAGGAGATTAAACCATTAAGAATTACGCAGAAAACGAGATCAGGCGTAACTCGATTCACTTTTGTCGAGGACACAGCGCCAATTACCAAATCAACTTGACAGGCCATCAACGCTTAAGTCCTAAACCTGCTTTCGAAACAAATTGCTAGCCACTTATTAAGTGTATTAAAATGATTACAGTTAAAGTCAAAGTATCAGTAACTCAAAGAAATCTAAGAGACACTTGCAGTTAAAGGCAAAActtcttacaaaaaaaaaaaaataaaataggagtTGGTTTAAAACGtttaatttcacttttaattttacaaattgaattttaccaaggtttaaaaatattttaaaatatttttggcctTCCTAATCcatcttatttatattttataataaactttatagtttatactCACGTAATTGCGTTTGGCACAGATCAAGATGCGCTGCATCAGGAGCAGGTACTGCATGAGGAACGAGGCCGAGCTGGAGGCATTCGAAGGCTTGGCAAGCTCTTTGACATTGGCAAGCGGCTGCTTGTGCTGTTGATTTTTCTCATTGAGATCTTGGTTGGTGCTTTCTGGTGTGCCACTCAGTGCCTTGATCTCCTCCAGCGCCAGCTCCTGCGGCGCTGGTTTCACATAGTCGTAGCTGGAGAATTGCGCCAGCGCAACTGTAGGCAGCTCTTGACTGGATTTGCTCAGAGTCTTGCTTCCAATGTtgtctataattttattcaggGGGAGATTGCAAGGAGGAAATAAGAGAAAGTCGATGGTTAAAGGTTACAATGTAGAGAAAtgtttaaactttgtgaaattaaTATTGTATTTTGTACAGGTTAAACATTTCCCAGCCTTGGAAGCTGTTTGTATATAACCCTACAGCTTAGCAACAGAACAAGACTTACCTGTAATTGTTGCCACCAGACGTGACATATCTGTAGAGCTCATATAGCGATAGCGATCAACATCCTCGTAATACTTTTTATTCGCCGCATGGATCAGATCATTCAGATCACGTTGATGCTCACCCACGGCCACTTCGAGCACTGAAATCCAAATGAGTCGGGAATTATATAGATATAAAGTTGTGCAGCTCTCCTTCCCAACTTACGATAGTCAGCTGGATTGTGGTAACTGGGGCAGACGAGCTGCTGGTCAGCCAGGAAGGGTACTAGTTCCCTCACAGGTCCCTGGTACATGCAGTTACCATCCACCACCGTATATAGCTTGTCGAACATCTCAAAGATCAGGGCACTGGGCTGATGGATTGTACAGACAATCGTGTGGCCCTGCGAAGCTAGTTTCTTCAACAGAGCCACGCAGGAACTGCAAGAGGAGCTATCGAGACCCCtggaaataaatttcaaaaaaaaaaattgtaagctTTAAGTTTAACTTGTAGAGTATATGATTCAACCTTTTTTAATTGCCGCTAGCCTAACCTTTGGAAAGTAGACAGATAAAAAGAGCCATTAAGCGTTGTTATGGCAATGAGCAACAACCGAGAAAGACAGAGAGAACATTAAGATATTTCAGGCAGACTCAAACTTTAATGATAGGTAAGATTGGGGCTTGAActtgaaatgaaattaaatgaaagtGACAAACGAGTTTGTGTTCTCAAAAAGCCATTAGGTAATACATTACAAAGATTTGATCGACTTGCAGCTGACGATTTATGGAACAAGCTGAGCCCACGAGCTGCTGAAGtgtatatttcttatatatataagatCAGATCTcaaaagaacagaaaacttTGTAAGGGTTATATTTTTAGCTCTCCTTTTCTTTGTTACAAAAATATCTACATGacttgataatttgtaaagcGTTTTAATATGGTGTGACTCAAGGGTTTTTTTTACAAAGTCATTGTAGTTGAAAAGGAACTTTTCGAGAGGGCTAAGTCTCTGCCCAGACAAGCTAAGATAATGACCATAGAGCATAGTGAACGGTAACCCTTCTACCCTTTGATTGCCAAGCCATTAAACTTATTAAACTGATTCTTTCCATAATTTTCATTTAGaatctattaaaataatttctgcTTGCTGAACGACTCGATTAATTGCCAAGTTTGCAAACAAACTACTAATTGAGAGATAATCTGCCGCCTAAGCCGGTTATTAAAAGCAACGTGACagagaatatttaaatgaattccGTTTCCTGCTCAATGAACCCAAGCTATCAAAGCGAAACTAAACTATTATAATGTCTACTATATAGACAATTGATAAGTCCTAGGCCCATGTAGACGGGGACAAACTTGACTTGTAGGTCAGGCCTGGATTTCGCTAAATTTCCGCTAGGCAAAGTTTACTCATCGTCATCATTATCATGGCGACTCTAATTACATAAGTCTGCTTATATACTGTCACTCACGTCGTCGGCTCGTCCAGATATAGCACTGGAGGATTACTTATCAGCTCCAGGGCAATAGCGAGACGCTTCTTCTGTCCACCAGAGAGCTTCGCCGTGTGCACATTAAAACGATGGTCCAGGCCCAGCAGTGATAAGATGTGTTTTATCTGCAGAGATGAAAGGAAAATTTATGAGATAAGATTTCGCTAAAAATAAGCTTGAATTTTAATTCagaaaattgttatttaaaaaactttttgaacATTTTGGCTTATGATAATAAAATAGTTTAGTGTAAGAAATTAATTCTAGTTTTTGAGTTCTCCTTACCAGATCCATTTTGTAGGCCTTGGTCACCTTAAAGCCCAACTTGAGATGTGCGGCCAGCAGCATTATCTCGCCCACCTTCAACTGGGGACGCAGCAGATCATCCTGATGGATGTAGCACAGCATCTGGCGGAATCGCTCCGAGTTGGGATCCATTGGCTTGCCATTTACCCGTATGTTGCCCGACACTCCAGTAGCGCtgttggaaaattaaaa
It contains:
- the LOC108072602 gene encoding ATP-binding cassette sub-family G member 1, which gives rise to MTLLPDIKASDACCGGGGSSDASSSSGGSHKGHNGHENGCLGINCCTTAASSELSIDETSSTSSRGSAALATKVTNDLNGLPNYHQAVAHANFDHCDPVDIEFSDVRYTVKKFSFPERKFVSKEILHGLNGSFRAGELTAIMGPSGAGKSTLLNVMSGFCATGVSGNIRVNGKPMDPNSERFRQMLCYIHQDDLLRPQLKVGEIMLLAAHLKLGFKVTKAYKMDLIKHILSLLGLDHRFNVHTAKLSGGQKKRLAIALELISNPPVLYLDEPTTGLDSSSCSSCVALLKKLASQGHTIVCTIHQPSALIFEMFDKLYTVVDGNCMYQGPVRELVPFLADQQLVCPSYHNPADYLLEVAVGEHQRDLNDLIHAANKKYYEDVDRYRYMSSTDMSRLVATITDNIGSKTLSKSSQELPTVALAQFSSYDYVKPAPQELALEEIKALSGTPESTNQDLNEKNQQHKQPLANVKELAKPSNASSSASFLMQYLLLMQRILICAKRNYFLLLARIFSHIFIGVVFGYLYMNVGNNAQSVLGNYVYLYGSTLLLVYTGKMAVVLTFPLEIDMLTREHFNRWYKLGPYFLSLISFEIPFQSLCTAMYIVISVHLTGNDTVDSFRIYYFILLGIMASLSAQAWGFFVGATLPTKLAVFLGPILAVMFSVFGFCTRYIDITPLFRWMWHLSYFRAGFHGALNAIYGMDRPFLECPKDTMYCHFRSPKVFLKYMMISDVHMSDCLLLMGAVIGVMHVLTIITLWHKLNKR